TATGGTTCCATactgaaaaattaataatacagGTACAGTTAGAAACTGGGTGTATGGGTAACATGAAGAATGTAAAGATAGGTTCTTTAGAGTGGATGAGGGCTGAAGGGAGAAATAGAAGTTATTTTTCACTGTTTGTGGTGCCTGTTTGACTGTTGGAGCAGCAGTAGATTTTGACCAATATTGGCTACTCACGTCTGTGGACCAGGTGGTTACTAATAGGCGTAAAACTCATGTAGTATTTGAAGTAGAAGCTTGCCAAATATATTATATGCCTCACTGGTTGGCCATCTCTTTGTATCTTTGcaaatttattttgtcaataGTCAGATACAGATTGAAGGGCTTGTCGGCATGCTAGCTTGTTCacatcataatatatatgtatatatcatttTGCAGGAGTGGAGACAACGAGGCACTTCTTACTGGAATGGCTTAGTTACACACACAGGTATATACCTGTTGGCCTTTTGGATGTTGTCCCACAACGACTGAACTGGCGTCCGCCCTCTTACTTTGGTCGCGATGATCTTGAGACGCTAATGGCTTCTGATTCTGCAGCTGACTGGGTATGCAATTTTCTCATGCTAGGACTGATTTATGCTGCCACGACCAAACTGGATCATTGCTCAATCTTTTGTTGCCTTGTATCACATCAACATTCACTTGCTTTGTTCCTTACGCAGATTAGGATCTCTGAGATGTTACTTGGCAAGGTACCTGCCGACTTTACCTTTGCACCCAAACATAAATCAAACGCATACGACAGAGCGGAAAATGGTTAAAATTGGAGGATCGAATAACCAGATGGGTATTTCAAGCAAATGGTTCTTGCCCCTCTCAGCGCACTCTTGTGTAATCTTATGCTGTCACTTACAAAGGGAAGAATATGCTGGTGGATTATACAGGCCCCATATTATTTATAGTCATTCGACGTTGCATTATAGTGAAAGCCGGTGAAGATTTTTTCAGGAAGTCCAAATTTTGGAGCACGACATTTTTCTACTAGTGTTTTAAGTGTAGTGTAGATGTAACCAGTGGGAAATGAAAGCAAGTGCATGCGAATGGATTTGTTTTTTACGTACTGGGAAGATGATGCGTATCAATTTAGAATAATTAATCCTGCATTCTCATTGCTCTGCCCTGTTCTATTTATAACTCCCATTCGTGTCTTTTTTGATGCTTATTTCATCTGCCTTTCAAGTTGGGGACTGTGCCATTGGTAGATCCAAGCGAGACTGAAACTGCAAATTGGGTTTAATTGTCTTGGTGCTAGTCAGGACTGGTCTCCCCTTATTTGCCCCCAGCAACTGGGGGCCTCTTGTCCTTTTGTgttttagtcaaaaaaaaaaatgttgtccCCGCCCCCACTGCACATGCTCTGCATTATATGAATGAAGGgaaggttattattattattattattaagttgTCTTGCCCTTTCAATTTGTGACcctttaaatataaaagaaaacttTATATCAAGACCTTAATTTTTAGTCATGCCTCCAAATATGAGAGGCGCCTAATCATGATTTTAGTTAAGGTGTGCACGCCCAAGTGCAAAGACTCTTTGCTTTAGAGGAATCAggctataattaattttataaataattttaatttttattaagagattatttaattataaaagtcCTTGATTCTTAGTTAAGCCTTGGTATTGCTTCAAGTTAAAGCTACCCCGAATGCATAGCCTCTGAACTATCAGAATAAGGATAAAGTTTTAATATGCCTCTAAACTCAAGAGAAGAGACTTTTTTGCAAATCAAATTTGTAAATAAAGAAGAACTATATCATTATTATCAGTCACAAAGGCCTCGGATTTTAGTTAAACATAATACATATCAGCAAATATCACGCAATACGCCGGCTGATACATACAAACGTCCAGTAGTATCATATAAAGCCCCAATCCTTGTGTGTATGTAAACTACATTCAAACAAAGGGTAatgcattcattcattcattcatttgccTTCGTAGTAAAGCAGAATAAAACCGCTGATTCATTTGGGTAGGTAAAGGTCAAAGAAGTTTGAGATTGTTTTCAGAAACTCAAGCTGAACTACTAAAAATACGTTGAAGACAAGACGACATATATATAGCATTCACTTCTAAGTCAATGATTTCATCATTCATGGTCAGTCAACGAGACTTTGCACGTTGCAAAGATAAGAGGGATATTTTTTGTACATACAACTTTGCCATTGCTAGTTTGCTTCGTAGGAAAGCTGTTTTTACAACGGAAACCACTGCCCTCCCTAATCACAATTGAGCAATCTTAAAGCTTGCGCTCTAATGATTTATGCAAGAGGTAAGATCGACTAGACAAAAATGTAGTACAAGAGACCAGCTTTGACATTCAAGTTTTGTGTAAGAGACATTGCATAAAGGATTGTGAAGATCATCAATCCAAGTGACACAAAGCAAACACATTGAAGATCCCTCCCTTCTCTAACTTTGCCAGCgtcaagaaagaaagaaagaaagacgaCCTAATGTTATAAAAACTCCAAACTAAAGCAATCCGAGCAATAAACTAAACTCAGTCGGTATATGAAGGTGATAAACTACTGTGAAACTCTCTCCTCCTCCAGTTCCTGCTTCGAACCTCTCTTGCCCTCCTCAATTCTAATCCCCTGAAGCCAACCCCCATCGATCGATTCTATACTTCCATTCAATCCGTCATCAACGAAATCGCCAACTCGCTTCACTTTACCCTTTGGCTCAACTGGATACTTGCCTGAAAAGCAAGCATAACAGAAGTTGGGAGAATCATGGCCCAAGAGCTTCTTCAAGCTCTCGAATGGCAGAAAAGCGAGCGAATCAGACCCAATGAACTCCCTAATCTCCTCCACGCCcatcctattcgaaatcagctCCTCCGAGCTAGGAGTGTCGACTCCATAGTAACAGGAGCCGATCATCGGGGGGCTTGCAATCCTCATGTGAACTTCCTTGGCCCCTGCCTCCTTCAACAACCTAACAATCTTGGAAGAGGTGGTTCCCCTAACAATGGAGTCATCCACAACCACAACCCTCTTCCCTTCCAACACGGCCCGAACAGGGGACAGCTTCAGCTTCACCCCAAAGTCCCTAATCTTCTGTGATGGCTCAATGAAGGTCCTCCCCACATAGTGTGACCTTATCAGCCCCTGCTGAAAGGGCACCCCGGCCTTGGCAGCATAGCCAAGCGCAGCCACAACCCCGGAATCAGGCACCGCAATCACCACATCACAGTCCACCGGGGCCTCGGTCGCTAGTATTTCCCCGAAAGCCCGCCGTGATTCATACACTGACCTCCCGAAGACCACTGAGTTGGGCAGGGCGAAGTATATGTGCTCAAAGATACAAGCTTTGGGCTCACGATGAGGCATTAGGCAGAGGGATTGAACCCCATCTTTGTCCACCAACAACACTTCGCCGGGATAAACCTCTCTCTCATATGTCGCTTCTATCAGGTCTAGGGCACAAGTTTCAGAAGCGAAGACTACAGCCCCGTTGCTTCTCCTACCCATCACCAACGGCCGAAACCCAAAAGGGTCTCGAACAGCCACCAATTTGTCTTCTGTAATAAACACCATTGAATAGGCGCCTTCTAGTTTTTCACAGGCCTCGACGATTCGCAAGAAAAAGGGTCTTTGTTTAGAGATGGCGATAAGGTGGAGGACTACCTCTGTATCGGAGCTCGTGTTGAAGATTGAGCCGTTGTCTTCGAGCATGGCGCGGAGGGTCTGGTAATTGACCAGATTGCCGTTGTGGGCAACGCCGACCGACCCGAATCGGTAGCCGGCGACGAACGGCTGGACGTTCTTGAGCATGGAGGCGCCCGCAGTGGAGTAGCGCACGTGGCCGATGGCCATGTCGCCGGGGAGCTGGTCGAGCTTCGACTCGTTGAAGACGTCGGAGACGAGGCCGACGCCGGTGATCGACTGGAGGATGTTGTTGTGGACGGTGACAATTCCGGCGCCTTCCTGGCCGCGGTGCTGGAGCGCATGGAGGGCCAGGTAGCAGAGCCGCGACGCCTCCGGGTCGCCGTAGATGCCGACGACGCCGCACTCTTCGCGGGGCTTATCGTCGTCCGGGTCAGTGATCGACAGATAACCATGTGGATCGTGTTTGATAACGTCTGAGATAGGGTTTCTGGAGGCGGAGGCGGCGGTGAAGGCCGATTTGTAGGGGTGGACAACGGGTTTTAGGAGTGTTTTGGGAAAGAGGGAAGAGGCTTTGGAAGATGGGTTGTTGGAGAGGCAATAGGGTTTGCCGAGCGGCGGCGAGAGGCCGGAGGCTGCGGCAGCGTTGGCGTTGGTGGCGGTGGCGACCATGGTGGAGGAGagggcagagagagagaaagagggagaaaggcTGGAACTTTGGTGGACTATGAATAGCCAAGTTTGGGCGGCCTAGGTCTTGGTCCTTTAGAAGCTGGCTGGAAGTTGTTGTTGGGCACTGTGATTGATTCCGTCACCTACGTTTACTCACCCAACTAAAGAAgtcaacaaaattaattaataataataataataaaaaggcTAAAAAGTTTCGGCCAAATCAACTTTCTGCTGAGTTGGTCGGTCTTTTGctgctttatttatttttggttagCACCTTAGTAGTAGTAGTATACATAAAAATATGTGTTATCAATTGTTcagataattaagaaataatctgTGACATAATATTAAGGTCTTGTTCGACTTTGAATTTAGGGGTGCCTTAAGTTAAGGtctatttctaaataaaataaataataaacattagggatgggatgggatgggacaTAGCAGTGACCATGGCTGATGGCTCCCCTTTTTATTAATTAGTCTTTACAATATGAATGTCAAATGTTTATGTTGAATGAAGACTTGAAGTATGCCCCATTTTTTAATCCAATCAATAAATATCTAAATGCCCCTTGAAGTCACCTTACGTTGTTCCCTCTGTGCCCTAAATTGTCAAATAAAGAAAgggtaaattattattattattaattttttaaattaagtaaaatttgtgaccatatttctatattttgaaaatattcctataatttttttatgtttctattTCGTCAAAAcgagaattaagaaaaaattatattgtcTATCCTTATTAACCACttatatgtaaattattattTCTCCACTATGTTAGGTGAAATTTCTTATTAGAAAAAAACTTCTATTATCCTGATCCTTTTAATTTCTATCatttaatagaaattaaaaaaagattatGTTCTTTCCTTATCAAAGAGAGTGGTCGGAGACGGGATCGCAACGACAGAAAGCAAGTTCCGACGACAGATCTGTTTGGGAGTGATTGATACCTGCAAACACTCCGATACTCAAGTGAGTGAGAGAGTAAAGAAATGACAGTATATTGATAAGTCAAAAAGTAGAACATATCTTGTCTCTGAAAATAGCTAATTGATATAAGAGAAGGAGATGTCCTCCTACATGCATGCGTCGTGGGTTTACAGGTGATGAGACTGAATATTCGACGTCGGTGAAGGTTCCCAAGTGGTGGGATGGTGTCGACGAGACTCTCATTAATATGGATGAGATATAAGACGGGCGCGCGAATACTCAATAAAGACTGCAATGATACTACTGCAGGCTGGCGCAGAGCCTAGGATTGGGTCAAAATTGGGCCATGAAAGATGGCCGAGATTGGGTCATGAGGAAGAGACCGAATTGGGTCGAGACAATCCAAATTATATCACCGATACTCTTaacaaagtatatatatatttcatatataaattatatgataattatatatCTTAGGGATGTTTAAATTAATTGCATCATCGTTTAgcatattattttatatatttttattaaaataaattaattatatacctaagtttattataattaatatcatgTTTAACTATTTctcattaattttctttttttttttgttttctttatatttttatagttaagaaaaaatatttattttattttatctattttccttcatagttttcctttttaatttgtttggacaaaattttaaataaaataaattgagtttaaataaaattttaaattttaaatatatcatgGAAGTTTAAAATAAGTTGcgtaaagtttaaattttgttaatataaatttttaaatctttttacaaattttcttttttttattaaaaataagagcTTTTGTAGAATTATTGGTAAGTTATTTTAGGACTCTTCTGTCACCTTATCAATTTATTAAAgaatattgataaaattaaaatatagaaagataataagagtattttaaaaatatagaaatgtaattacaaattttatttaatctcaTAGGAGAAATAGTAATTTacccaataaaattaaaataacaagagGTAGATGCTTGTTAGTTTGGattttatataaacataaatttgaattaataataatgatggaaaatgtgattctaaaattttgaacttataaTCATTGGAAGAATAAAACAAACTTATAATTATAACTTGGAATTCAATTTGATCGTATTTGATCGTGATTGAGATTCTTAATTTGAtcgtaattaaaattttgaatttgactatgattaggaTGTCAAATTCGATTGTGATTAAGATTTATctcaattgaaaatttatcttcttacattattttttaatcaagatataattttatatgtacatttatagatgattttaagaCTACAAATAAGTATCTAATGCTCtgaaattaaatacaattatattattattattgtatcaatattatcataaaaatattttattctttctattcgtgatttttttcaatttaggtTTTTACGTTAAATTCTGTGTTTGTTTGTGCGATTAATAATTTAATCGTGGTGGTTTGTTGTTGATCTTGTAACACTTAATTAACTCAATTTCAGTTGGATTGAGTTTGAGTTAGGCCTCCAAGCACAGATTAAGTTTTGTGCATATAGTTCAattcaacataaaaataataataagactaATAGTAACAGTACATTCAccttaacaataaaaataaattcatataaaaagCTGAAAGATCCAACTATCAACCAAAACTCTAAATCAACATCAGCTACAAGTTTAAAATTTGACCTTACCAACAATAATATCCACTAAATAGGGTTTGAGTCTTGAGGTGGATTGAAGTTGAAGTTTGAGCTTGGGTGGGTGGGTTTTAAGTTTTATCTATCTTAGACCATCGCATTTTTAGGCATAATATTACATAATTCCTCTCTTAATTCCTTAAGTATAATTAAGATAACTAATTAGAgttttaaacaataataatataatttagatGGAAACTTATTGAGACCtaatataaaaaaagttaaCATAATTAATAGCCAAGGCCCATTCGTTGAGTCCCATTGGCATCTCCTCCTATCATCAATCTCTGCCCTTGCCTGatttttgctatttttggcCTAATTATTTTGGGTTTTGCAACATCTCTATCTTATATTAAAGGATATGtggtgaaaaataaatatcGAAAGTACcaatgtattttttttccatgcTATATCTAAGCATATGGTAAAATGGTTTCGTCCGACTTATATCATTTTGCCCGAAATTTTGACTCAAGGTGGCCTATTTAAGTTGTTCgttgtgtttcattttttttttttttataatcttttgaaatcaaatcatttttttatttgaggggTGATTGTGAAATTTGATTGTATTTGTGTTCTTGATTATGTTTATTTCgatacttatttttaaatttgttttaatttcaaatcatTCGAACTTCATTCGGGTTCAAAATAGGCTATCCAATGAATCATTCTTgcattcaaatttaaataactaATCAACTTATTAATTTCCAAcgaaattgaaaattgaatcCCACGAGGTCATTGTAACCCCATCTATGATGCCCAATATTGTGCTCGacccaatttaattaaatttggtcCATTTTTATGTTCAAAGCCAGCTCCGTTAAGGAAATTGacctttttataatttttatcaaattacaCATAGGCttaattttttgtgaatttccATTTTATTGGCTATCCTTATTCCTCCCAAAGGCCCTGTAATTTGTCAAATTACCACTAACTAACCCCTCTTTCGatcaaatttcaattaattcaaaatttataaagttTTCTAATAGTACATGATACATGACTAATGTTGACCGATCCTAAAAATTAGAATCAAAACTAAATTagttaagaaaagaaaggaaccAAAGTCGCACAACCGCATCACatcaattcaattttcaaatgaaCTGGACCCCCATAAACACTACACCAACTAACTGCTAGTGTGTGGTTAGGATTCAAAACATGATTTATAACATAATCCTTATAGAAACTTGAAACTGCTGGCTACAGTAGCATTCGTATGAGTACTGAAAacacagagaagaagaaaattggcTAATAACTCAATAAGGGGAGAAAGAAGAACAAAGCAAGAAGGGAGGAGAACAAGGTCAAAATTTTTGTGGGAATGAATTATTATATCTAGTCAagatcaaatataaaaaaacaattCTTATCAAATGATATGTTGAGGTTTTGTTTTttcgatttttgaaaataaacagTGCCATCAAGCAAGcaggttttcaacataaatcgcAAAATGAACATAAAacactgaaaataaaaattaaaaaggggTGACATATTGAAATAGGCCCTAACATTTCAAGTCCAGATGTCTCTTCTTCAGTGCAGATACAACCCAGATAGCATTGGAACAGCAAAGTAGCCCAATGGTTATAAAGCAAAGCCAAGGGCACACAACCAGGCAAAGGCCTTGGAACATCAAAGGCAAGAGCAGAAACTACTTAAAACATTCTATTCTGTCGCTTCATTCTAGCCTGAAGAGATGCTTCAGGGCATCCTTTCGCACTTTCAGCCCGTCCTCAGGATTATGTGAGTGCCACTGTCAGTATCGACAATGTCGCTGATTTCTCCAACCTTCAGAGCGTACGTTGCTTCTTCAAAAGGCTTTTGCATCTGGCCGCGACCAAATGGTCCTGCAGGTTACATTTTGGAGTCAGAGGGCATAGAAAGAGATGTAGCGATTATGATTCTCATTTGCAAGGTTTTTAGATGGGCATAAAGCATTTAAGGTACCATTGTGGCTATGGAAggatttaaaaaagaaaatgctgGCCTTGGCGGGCAAAGTTTAATGCACTGATAGTAGAGACGTCCAAGGGTGACCTGATGTAAGGGCCACACTATTTGGCACAAGAAAGGGATCAGAACTCAAAGCAGAAAATATTTACTAGGCCAGAACCCAAATTAACATGTTTCTTCTTGCCCCCTTAAACCTGGCACTCCTGAAAGTTTGCAACatgaaataagaagaagaaggtataatctagtatcaagataagaaacCCCATACCAGAATGTTACTATGAACACCCAGATCCTAATTTCCCTACATTTATTTCTATCTTCAATCTATTAAAGTCTAACAAAAACAGCATGGTCCTCACTGTGCCACAAATCAGTTCGTTAACTGTTATTCTACAACCTCCAGCTACCCCCACACCTGTCCAGGAGAGGACAACCTTTAGCAAATAATTTACCAAACAAGAGGCACTAGGTAGCTAGGCAAGTTTCTTCTTTTGGCAGTGCTATCAGAGGCCTGTGATAAAGTTGCACTTTCATCCAGGTATGTGAGATTATACAAAGGGGAGaataacaacataccaagcctttgtCCAACTATGTGTGGAAGGGGAGAATAGAGAGTATAAGTATAATCTACATAACAATGTCATTGAAGTAATTCACACATTGTGGGAAAGGGAAAACAGATC
This window of the Diospyros lotus cultivar Yz01 chromosome 5, ASM1463336v1, whole genome shotgun sequence genome carries:
- the LOC127801511 gene encoding amidophosphoribosyltransferase, chloroplastic-like translates to MVATATNANAAAASGLSPPLGKPYCLSNNPSSKASSLFPKTLLKPVVHPYKSAFTAASASRNPISDVIKHDPHGYLSITDPDDDKPREECGVVGIYGDPEASRLCYLALHALQHRGQEGAGIVTVHNNILQSITGVGLVSDVFNESKLDQLPGDMAIGHVRYSTAGASMLKNVQPFVAGYRFGSVGVAHNGNLVNYQTLRAMLEDNGSIFNTSSDTEVVLHLIAISKQRPFFLRIVEACEKLEGAYSMVFITEDKLVAVRDPFGFRPLVMGRRSNGAVVFASETCALDLIEATYEREVYPGEVLLVDKDGVQSLCLMPHREPKACIFEHIYFALPNSVVFGRSVYESRRAFGEILATEAPVDCDVVIAVPDSGVVAALGYAAKAGVPFQQGLIRSHYVGRTFIEPSQKIRDFGVKLKLSPVRAVLEGKRVVVVDDSIVRGTTSSKIVRLLKEAGAKEVHMRIASPPMIGSCYYGVDTPSSEELISNRMGVEEIREFIGSDSLAFLPFESLKKLLGHDSPNFCYACFSGKYPVEPKGKVKRVGDFVDDGLNGSIESIDGGWLQGIRIEEGKRGSKQELEEERVSQ